A genome region from Schlesneria paludicola DSM 18645 includes the following:
- the rplK gene encoding 50S ribosomal protein L11 translates to MAKKEAKIKAQVKVQIAGGKATPAPPVGTALGPHGINLGQFVLQFNEKTRDLNGMIVPVVITIFEDRSFTFVLKSPPASVLLKQAAKIATGAHNARTEKVGTVTQAQLLEIAKVKFEDLNSSSVEQAAKMIAGTARSMGIEVI, encoded by the coding sequence GTGGCGAAAAAAGAAGCGAAGATTAAGGCCCAGGTCAAGGTTCAGATTGCGGGTGGCAAGGCGACGCCTGCTCCTCCAGTCGGTACGGCACTGGGCCCTCACGGGATTAATCTCGGGCAGTTCGTACTGCAGTTCAATGAGAAGACGCGTGATTTGAACGGGATGATTGTTCCCGTTGTGATCACGATCTTCGAAGATCGGTCGTTTACGTTCGTCTTGAAGAGCCCTCCGGCGTCGGTGCTGCTGAAGCAAGCGGCGAAGATCGCGACGGGTGCTCACAATGCGCGAACGGAGAAGGTCGGAACGGTCACCCAGGCTCAGTTGCTGGAAATTGCCAAGGTGAAGTTCGAAGATTTGAATTCGTCCAGCGTTGAGCAGGCTGCTAAGATGATCGCCGGCACCGCCCGCAGTATGGGAATCGAAGTGATTTGA
- the rpmG gene encoding 50S ribosomal protein L33 produces MAREFVWLECTETGLRNYRISKETKGTERLELKKYNKKLRRHTVHKESRKK; encoded by the coding sequence ATGGCGCGTGAATTCGTTTGGTTGGAGTGTACGGAAACGGGGCTGCGGAACTACCGAATCTCGAAAGAGACCAAGGGAACCGAGCGACTCGAGTTGAAGAAGTATAATAAGAAGCTTCGTCGACATACCGTCCACAAAGAGTCTCGCAAGAAGTGA
- the nusG gene encoding transcription termination/antitermination protein NusG has translation MTPESTPEGSSSGHMEWYVLKIQSNREKTIRDSLLRRMRQEGLQDFFGEIVIPTEKIVENRNGKKRVIEQKLYPGYLMIQMVLNDDTWYLVRSTSGVGDFTGSSGKPSPMPVHEIHRMLGAGQSVVEEPAKVKHDLKAGDSVKIIEGPFASFDGSVGSVDASSGKLTVMIEIFGRSTPVDVEAWQVERV, from the coding sequence ATGACACCGGAATCCACACCTGAGGGTTCCTCAAGCGGCCATATGGAGTGGTACGTTCTGAAGATTCAGAGTAATCGCGAGAAGACAATTCGCGACTCGCTGCTTCGGAGAATGCGACAAGAGGGATTGCAGGACTTTTTCGGTGAGATCGTGATTCCCACTGAAAAGATCGTTGAGAATCGGAATGGGAAGAAGCGCGTCATCGAACAGAAGCTGTATCCTGGGTATCTGATGATCCAGATGGTTCTGAATGATGACACGTGGTATTTGGTGCGAAGCACAAGTGGCGTCGGGGACTTTACTGGATCATCCGGAAAGCCGTCGCCTATGCCCGTGCACGAGATCCATCGGATGTTGGGTGCCGGTCAGTCGGTGGTCGAAGAGCCAGCCAAGGTCAAGCATGATCTCAAGGCGGGTGATTCGGTGAAGATTATCGAAGGGCCATTCGCCTCGTTTGACGGGTCGGTGGGCAGTGTGGACGCCAGTAGTGGCAAGTTGACGGTCATGATCGAGATCTTCGGTCGAAGCACGCCCGTGGACGTGGAAGCGTGGCAGGTCGAGCGAGTTTAG
- the rplJ gene encoding 50S ribosomal protein L10 — translation MSKLVKDLMIDGIQKVVGDCREVVVLDVSKVDAVSANRLRLALRKKNIRLLGVKNAVARRALGQIGLSGVGQALVGPSTLAFGGEDIVALSRELTEWATKIKVLEIKGGGLGETPLTAPDVETLSKSPGRKEMLSQLVGLILSPGARVSGAVLGAGGKLAGQVKTLSERAE, via the coding sequence ATGAGCAAGCTAGTCAAAGATTTGATGATCGACGGCATCCAAAAGGTTGTCGGTGATTGTCGTGAAGTGGTGGTCCTCGACGTATCGAAGGTTGACGCGGTCAGCGCGAACCGATTGCGTCTGGCTCTGCGAAAGAAGAATATTCGTCTGCTTGGGGTCAAGAACGCTGTGGCGCGTCGGGCCTTGGGTCAGATTGGTCTGTCGGGTGTCGGCCAGGCATTGGTCGGTCCGTCGACGTTGGCATTCGGCGGTGAAGACATCGTCGCGTTGTCGCGTGAGTTGACGGAATGGGCCACGAAGATCAAAGTGCTGGAGATTAAAGGTGGCGGGCTCGGCGAGACCCCGTTGACCGCTCCAGACGTGGAAACGCTCAGCAAGAGCCCTGGTCGTAAGGAAATGCTGTCGCAGTTGGTTGGCCTGATTCTGTCACCAGGAGCCCGCGTGTCGGGAGCTGTCTTGGGTGCCGGGGGTAAACTGGCTGGACAAGTGAAAACGCTGAGTGAGCGTGCGGAATAG
- the secE gene encoding preprotein translocase subunit SecE: MAKAQRETLLKCMLSTELYQWKQGRVLRRTTAGAILLAFLLASQALYHSVLYDLGLTGAWFTFLPTSIQQWPIGYWLVGLMNLIGLWVAFRAVNYPVFADFLIDVESEMTKVTWPTWAELQRATVVVLGTMFIFSALLFGYDVAWQKFLELTGVLRLSS; this comes from the coding sequence ATGGCGAAGGCTCAACGTGAAACGCTGTTGAAATGCATGCTGAGCACCGAGCTGTATCAGTGGAAGCAAGGCAGGGTGCTCAGGCGGACAACCGCTGGAGCGATCTTGCTGGCTTTCCTGTTAGCCAGTCAAGCTTTGTATCATTCCGTGCTTTATGACTTGGGGTTGACCGGGGCGTGGTTTACGTTCCTGCCGACATCGATTCAGCAATGGCCGATCGGGTATTGGCTGGTTGGCTTGATGAATTTGATTGGTCTTTGGGTTGCGTTTCGGGCGGTCAATTATCCGGTGTTTGCCGATTTCTTGATCGACGTCGAATCCGAGATGACGAAAGTGACTTGGCCGACTTGGGCAGAGTTACAGCGGGCGACGGTGGTGGTTCTGGGTACAATGTTCATCTTCAGTGCTTTGCTGTTTGGTTATGACGTTGCATGGCAGAAGTTCTTGGAGTTGACAGGTGTCTTGAGGTTGTCCTCTTAA
- the rplL gene encoding 50S ribosomal protein L7/L12 — MTEATFDAATKELGDKIVGLTLLQAKALSDYLKEVHGIEPAGGGVVMAAAPGAGGGAAPAAEAKTEFDVVLTGFGDAKINVIKVVRGATGLGLKEAKDLVEGVPKPLKTGVSEDEAKKLKAEIEQAGGTCEIK; from the coding sequence ATGACCGAAGCGACGTTTGACGCCGCAACGAAAGAGTTGGGCGACAAGATCGTGGGCCTGACACTGTTGCAAGCGAAGGCGCTGTCCGATTATTTGAAGGAAGTCCACGGGATTGAGCCCGCCGGTGGCGGGGTCGTTATGGCCGCTGCTCCTGGTGCTGGTGGCGGGGCTGCTCCTGCTGCTGAAGCCAAGACCGAGTTCGACGTGGTTCTGACCGGATTCGGCGACGCCAAGATCAATGTGATCAAGGTTGTTCGTGGAGCAACCGGTCTGGGCTTGAAAGAAGCTAAGGACCTGGTCGAAGGTGTGCCTAAGCCACTGAAGACCGGTGTTTCCGAAGACGAAGCTAAGAAGTTGAAGGCCGAAATCGAACAAGCCGGCGGTACTTGCGAGATCAAGTAA
- the rplA gene encoding 50S ribosomal protein L1 — MARQSKRIQHITKVLEATPSADLPTAVEILKKIEGGLPEKIRKCRFDQTVAISVRLGVDPKQADQIVRGSIVLPHGIGKAQRVLVFTQGENAAIATAAGADFVGGKELADKIRGGFMDFDVAIATPDMMGVVGPLGKVLGPRGLMPSPRAGTVTQDVASAVKEYKAGKVEFRVDAGGNVHCVVGRLSFDHQKLVENVEALLKYIRSLKPATSKGQYIRNICIGATMTPSITVAV; from the coding sequence ATGGCACGTCAGTCAAAGCGAATCCAGCATATCACCAAGGTTCTCGAAGCCACGCCATCGGCTGATTTGCCGACCGCGGTTGAGATCTTGAAGAAGATCGAAGGCGGATTGCCTGAGAAGATTCGGAAGTGCCGATTCGATCAGACCGTCGCAATCTCGGTTCGTTTGGGTGTTGATCCCAAGCAGGCTGACCAGATCGTGCGTGGTTCGATCGTGTTGCCTCATGGAATTGGTAAAGCCCAGCGAGTCCTGGTGTTTACACAGGGCGAGAACGCTGCGATCGCGACGGCCGCCGGGGCTGATTTCGTGGGCGGCAAGGAATTGGCCGACAAGATTCGTGGCGGCTTCATGGATTTCGACGTGGCGATTGCCACGCCGGACATGATGGGTGTCGTCGGTCCACTCGGTAAGGTGTTGGGCCCTCGCGGTTTGATGCCATCGCCTCGAGCCGGCACCGTGACCCAGGACGTTGCGTCCGCGGTGAAAGAGTACAAGGCAGGTAAGGTTGAGTTCCGCGTCGATGCTGGCGGAAATGTTCACTGCGTCGTCGGGCGCTTGTCGTTTGATCACCAGAAGCTGGTTGAGAACGTCGAAGCGTTGCTGAAGTACATTCGATCGCTGAAGCCAGCGACGTCGAAGGGTCAGTACATTCGCAATATCTGTATCGGCGCAACGATGACGCCCAGCATCACTGTGGCTGTCTAG
- the tuf gene encoding elongation factor Tu produces MAKETFQRTKPHVNVGTIGHIDHGKTTTTAAILAVQTAKGLAKFKTYADIAKGGTVRDDTKTVTIAVSHVEYETPNRHYAHIDCPGHADYIKNMITGAAQMDGAILVVSAADGPMPQTREHILLAKQVNVPALVVFLNKCDLVDDEELLELVEMEVRDLLNKYEFPGDDIKIVRGNAKGALDNPADPKYSDCITKLMEALDSDIPEPTRDTDKPMLMAIEDVFSIEGRGTVVTGRIEQGVLKVGDKVTLLGLADPQETVCTGVEMFQKTLDQGQAGDNVGVLLRGIRKEDVQRGQVLAKPGSIKPHSKFEAQVYVLSKEEGGRHTPFFSGYRPQFYFRTTDVTGAANLLDGAEMCMPGDNVKLEVTLGKPIAMTENVRFAIREGGKTVGSGVVTKILE; encoded by the coding sequence ATGGCGAAGGAAACATTTCAACGCACAAAGCCACACGTGAACGTAGGCACGATTGGCCATATCGATCACGGCAAGACAACCACCACGGCTGCAATCCTGGCTGTGCAAACCGCTAAGGGGCTGGCAAAGTTCAAGACCTATGCGGATATCGCCAAGGGCGGTACGGTTCGTGACGATACGAAGACCGTGACGATCGCCGTGAGTCACGTTGAATACGAAACTCCTAATCGTCACTACGCTCACATCGATTGCCCTGGTCACGCTGACTATATCAAGAACATGATCACCGGTGCCGCCCAGATGGACGGCGCGATCCTGGTTGTGTCGGCCGCTGACGGTCCGATGCCACAGACTCGCGAGCACATCCTGTTGGCCAAGCAGGTGAACGTTCCCGCTCTGGTTGTGTTTCTCAATAAGTGCGATCTCGTCGATGACGAAGAGTTGCTTGAATTGGTTGAGATGGAAGTTCGTGACTTGTTGAACAAGTACGAATTCCCAGGCGACGACATTAAGATCGTTCGCGGAAACGCCAAGGGTGCGTTGGATAATCCAGCCGATCCTAAGTACAGCGATTGCATCACGAAGTTGATGGAAGCGTTGGATTCGGATATTCCCGAACCAACTCGCGACACCGACAAGCCCATGTTGATGGCCATCGAAGACGTCTTCTCGATCGAAGGCCGCGGTACCGTGGTGACTGGCCGTATCGAGCAGGGTGTGCTCAAGGTTGGTGACAAGGTAACGCTGCTCGGATTGGCCGATCCTCAGGAAACGGTCTGTACCGGCGTGGAAATGTTCCAGAAGACGCTGGATCAAGGTCAAGCTGGCGATAACGTTGGGGTGCTGCTCCGCGGTATCCGCAAGGAAGACGTTCAGCGTGGTCAGGTGCTCGCGAAGCCGGGTTCGATCAAGCCACACTCGAAGTTCGAAGCTCAGGTTTACGTGTTGAGCAAGGAAGAAGGCGGTCGCCATACCCCATTCTTCAGCGGATATCGTCCTCAGTTCTACTTCCGTACGACCGACGTGACGGGTGCTGCGAACCTGTTGGATGGCGCTGAGATGTGTATGCCTGGCGATAACGTCAAGCTCGAAGTGACTCTTGGTAAGCCGATCGCCATGACCGAAAACGTTCGCTTCGCGATTCGCGAAGGGGGCAAGACGGTCGGTTCGGGCGTGGTCACCAAGATTCTTGAGTAG